The Tenebrio molitor chromosome 3, icTenMoli1.1, whole genome shotgun sequence genome contains a region encoding:
- the LOC138125623 gene encoding uncharacterized protein isoform X4: protein MIKERTVRRCQAVGECCRLDGLDLVKTLLEATDIKRKMKRSERMLSMAKAKSKVDEEIGRMLDIPKYETTKGLEATEIDLLLQVQHQLFNVVKSNVQICEVTSTEKRPITRFFITTGAKRNLFCNSDASEYSHLDVDTVTSSVVESDSEPYVDSGDEYKPEEISESDSDNSEISESPFSLKDADTHKKNKKNIGSKRKLNKIDISESPFSLKDADTHEKNKKNIGSKGELNKQMQSNDPTEASEILNVDNKVLDAVTKRKRVWDKRDHCYFCDLDVLKFSRHVLRHHQSEIEVQEILALNVKDKRRRILFQKLRNRGNFLKSTISADVVPVRKPAYKNLDKPSPSTYLPCKYCRGFYKKKYLCRHMKRCPLNNDDKSERVNAQSEGQSLFSTYRENDVLRKDIFPTMRADEISFVAKTDPLICAVARRYLKSHREKQFWMVASRKMRQLAHLLIEIKKKVKVKSLLSALDSSNFDIIVESTKKIARFNPETESYGAPSLALHMGTELKDCIDVAHNMTLKKGTLGSEINNRLSNLKELIINEWRYEVSTIANNDLQQKMWNKPSLIPLAEDLTTLKSYLLSEGLKYRSVLEQNPHDRKAFTQLLEITYVQLLLLNRRRVGELQRMTLVSYTTNINNTNGGEFDKCITESEKVLMNSFKRIIIRGKRGRGVPVLFTKDMVSNTDLLVNLRDNFVKKSNPHLFPNIRSTTSISGTKAIYKHVRAAGVKNAAALTSTKLRKHLATMSQLINLSPQDLEQLATFMGHTSEIHKTYYRLPNDVYQMAKVSKLLLLNEKGEASKYKGKTLDEININLDASENEDSDDGDFDDDNISRIVNEHDDTGGSKEGNSDMLGPKLDKNKNSSDEGVSYVSKSAKKPKRVLQPWTEAQKEVALAYFKKHLLKKIPPKKNETLELINQNGELFSNKSWEKIKIFIVNTYNKKA from the exons AATGAAAAGAAGTGAGCGAATGTTATCAATGGCAAAAGCTAAAAGTAAAGTAGATGAAGAAATAGGGAGAATGTTAGACATTCCTAAATATGAAACAACAAAAGGCTTAGAAGCGACAGAAATTGATCTTCTTCTACAAG ttcAACATCAGTTATTTAATGTAGTAAAAAGTAATGTTCAAATCTGTGAAGTAACATCAACCGAAAAGAGACCAATAAcgagattttttattacaaccGGTGCTAAAAGAAACTTGTTCTGCAATTCAGACGCTAGTGAATATTCTCACTTAGATGTAGACACTGTCACATCAAGTGTTGTGGAATCGGACTCGGAACCATACGTAGATAGTGGTGATGAGTACAAGCCGGAAGAAATTTCCGAAAGTGATTCGGATAACAGCGAGATTAGTGAGAGCCCTTTTTCTTTAAAAGATGCCGACACACataagaaaaataagaaaaacataGGCAGCAAGAGAAAATTGAATAAGATCGATATTAGTGAGAGCCCTTTTTCTTTAAAAGATGCAGACACACatgagaaaaataagaaaaacataGGCAGCAAGGGAGAATTGAATAAG CAGATGCAGAGTAATGATCCAACAGAGGCAAGTGAAATTTTGAACGTCGATAATAAA gtaCTTGACGCAGTAACAAAACGTAAGCGCGTCTGGGATAAAAGGGACCACTGTTATTTCTGCGATCTtgacgttttaaaattttcccgTCATGTTTTAAGACATCATCAATCAGAAATAGAAGTTCAGGAAATTTTAGCGTTGAATGTAAAAGATAAGCGTAGGAGAATACTATTTCAAAAATTGCGAAATAgaggaaattttttgaaaagtacAATCTCTGCAGATGTAGTACCAGTGAGAAAACCAGCATATAAAAATTTAGACAAACCATCTCCATCCACATATTTGCCTTGCAAATATTGTAGGGGGTTTTATAAAAAGAAGTATCTATGTAGACACATGAAAAGGTGTCCGCTTAACAACGATGATAAATCTGAAAGGGTAAATGCCCAAAGTGAGGGACAATCTCTTTTTTCTACCTACAGAGAAAATGACGTTTTACGGAAAGATATTTTTCCAACGATGCGTGCTGACGAAATATCGTTTGTGGCAAAAACAGATCCTCTGATTTGTGCTGTGGCAAGGCGATATCTAAAAAGTCATcgtgaaaaacaattctgGATGGTTGCTTCTAGAAAAATGCGACAGCTGGCACATTTActtatagaaataaaaaaaaaagtcaaagtcAAAAGTTTGTTAAGTGCCTTGGATTCATCGAATTTTGATATTATTGTAGAAAGTACTAAAAAAATTGCCCGATTCAATCCGGAGACGGAAAGTTACGGGGCCCCATCATTGGCGCTGCACATGGGGACCGAGTTGAAAGACTGTATTGATGTAGCACATAATATGACACTTAAAAAGGGAACTCTGGGCAGTGAAATCAATAACAGATTAAGTAATTTAAAAGAACTAATCATTAATGAATGGCGATATGAAGTTTCCACTATCGCAAATAATGAtctacagcaaaaaatgtgGAACAAGCCTTCTCTGATTCCACTGGCGGAGGATCTGACTACTCTAAAAAGTTACTTACTTTCGGAAGGCCTAAAATATAGAAGTGTTCTAGAACAAAATCCACACGACAGAAAGGCATTTACACAGTTATTGGAAATAACATATGTTCAACTGCTTCTTTTAAATAGGAGAAGAGTCGGTGAGCTGCAGAGAATGACTTTAGTTTCTTACACGACCAATATTAACAACACGAACGGTGGTGAGTTTGATAAGTGCATTACTGAAAGTGAAAAAGTATTGATGAATTCTTTCAAAAGAATCATCATTAGGGGAAAACGAGGTCGAGGAGTTCCAGTATTGTTTACAAAGGATATGGTCAGCAATACGGATCTATTAGTTAATTTGCGAGacaattttgtcaaaaaatcaaatccaCATTTATTTCCAAATATTAGATCTACAACAAGCATAAGTGGAACAAAAGCTATTTACAAGCATGTGAGAGCCGCTGGAGTAAAAAATGCAGCAGCATTAACATCGACAAAACTACGTAAACATCTTGCGACAATGTCCCAATTAATTAACTTATCGCCACAAGATTTGGAACAATTAGCCACCTTCATGGGACACACATCAGAAATACATAAAACCTATTATAGGTTACCAAATGATGTTTACCAAATGGCAAAAGTCTCAAAGTTACTCTTACTTAACGAGAAAGGGGAGGCGTCTAAATATAAAGGAAAAACTTTGgatgaaattaatataaatttggATGCATCAGAAAATGAAGATTCAGATGATGGGGATTTCGATGACGACAATATTAGCAGAATTGTTAATGAACACGATGATACAGGAGGGAGTAAGGAAGGAAACTCAGATATGTTGGGCCCTAAGCTTGACAAAAATAAGAATTCAAGTGACGAG ggGGTATCCTACGTAAGCAAATCTGCAAAAAAACCTAAACGAGTTCTTCAACCTTGGACAGAAGCCCAAAAGGAAGTAGCTCTAGCCTACTTTAAAAAGCATTTGCTAAAGAAAATTCCGCCAAAAAAGAACGAGACTCTTGAACTGATCAATCAAAATGGAGAGCTCTTTTCTAACAAAAGctgggaaaaaattaaaatttttattgttaacacttacaacaaaaaagcataA
- the LOC138125623 gene encoding uncharacterized protein isoform X3: MFQSLYLVSTNFCVYVHQMIKERTVRRCQAVGECCRLDGLDLVKTLLEATDIKRKMKRSERMLSMAKAKSKVDEEIGRMLDIPKYETTKGLEATEIDLLLQVQHQLFNVVKSNVQICEVTSTEKRPITRFFITTGAKRNLFCNSDASEYSHLDVDTVTSSVVESDSEPYVDSGDEYKPEEISESDSDNSEISESPFSLKDADTHKKNKKNIGSKRKLNKIDISESPFSLKDADTHEKNKKNIGSKGELNKMQSNDPTEVLDAVTKRKRVWDKRDHCYFCDLDVLKFSRHVLRHHQSEIEVQEILALNVKDKRRRILFQKLRNRGNFLKSTISADVVPVRKPAYKNLDKPSPSTYLPCKYCRGFYKKKYLCRHMKRCPLNNDDKSERVNAQSEGQSLFSTYRENDVLRKDIFPTMRADEISFVAKTDPLICAVARRYLKSHREKQFWMVASRKMRQLAHLLIEIKKKVKVKSLLSALDSSNFDIIVESTKKIARFNPETESYGAPSLALHMGTELKDCIDVAHNMTLKKGTLGSEINNRLSNLKELIINEWRYEVSTIANNDLQQKMWNKPSLIPLAEDLTTLKSYLLSEGLKYRSVLEQNPHDRKAFTQLLEITYVQLLLLNRRRVGELQRMTLVSYTTNINNTNGGEFDKCITESEKVLMNSFKRIIIRGKRGRGVPVLFTKDMVSNTDLLVNLRDNFVKKSNPHLFPNIRSTTSISGTKAIYKHVRAAGVKNAAALTSTKLRKHLATMSQLINLSPQDLEQLATFMGHTSEIHKTYYRLPNDVYQMAKVSKLLLLNEKGEASKYKGKTLDEININLDASENEDSDDGDFDDDNISRIVNEHDDTGGSKEGNSDMLGPKLDKNKNSSDEGVSYVSKSAKKPKRVLQPWTEAQKEVALAYFKKHLLKKIPPKKNETLELINQNGELFSNKSWEKIKIFIVNTYNKKA; this comes from the exons AATGAAAAGAAGTGAGCGAATGTTATCAATGGCAAAAGCTAAAAGTAAAGTAGATGAAGAAATAGGGAGAATGTTAGACATTCCTAAATATGAAACAACAAAAGGCTTAGAAGCGACAGAAATTGATCTTCTTCTACAAG ttcAACATCAGTTATTTAATGTAGTAAAAAGTAATGTTCAAATCTGTGAAGTAACATCAACCGAAAAGAGACCAATAAcgagattttttattacaaccGGTGCTAAAAGAAACTTGTTCTGCAATTCAGACGCTAGTGAATATTCTCACTTAGATGTAGACACTGTCACATCAAGTGTTGTGGAATCGGACTCGGAACCATACGTAGATAGTGGTGATGAGTACAAGCCGGAAGAAATTTCCGAAAGTGATTCGGATAACAGCGAGATTAGTGAGAGCCCTTTTTCTTTAAAAGATGCCGACACACataagaaaaataagaaaaacataGGCAGCAAGAGAAAATTGAATAAGATCGATATTAGTGAGAGCCCTTTTTCTTTAAAAGATGCAGACACACatgagaaaaataagaaaaacataGGCAGCAAGGGAGAATTGAATAAG ATGCAGAGTAATGATCCAACAGAG gtaCTTGACGCAGTAACAAAACGTAAGCGCGTCTGGGATAAAAGGGACCACTGTTATTTCTGCGATCTtgacgttttaaaattttcccgTCATGTTTTAAGACATCATCAATCAGAAATAGAAGTTCAGGAAATTTTAGCGTTGAATGTAAAAGATAAGCGTAGGAGAATACTATTTCAAAAATTGCGAAATAgaggaaattttttgaaaagtacAATCTCTGCAGATGTAGTACCAGTGAGAAAACCAGCATATAAAAATTTAGACAAACCATCTCCATCCACATATTTGCCTTGCAAATATTGTAGGGGGTTTTATAAAAAGAAGTATCTATGTAGACACATGAAAAGGTGTCCGCTTAACAACGATGATAAATCTGAAAGGGTAAATGCCCAAAGTGAGGGACAATCTCTTTTTTCTACCTACAGAGAAAATGACGTTTTACGGAAAGATATTTTTCCAACGATGCGTGCTGACGAAATATCGTTTGTGGCAAAAACAGATCCTCTGATTTGTGCTGTGGCAAGGCGATATCTAAAAAGTCATcgtgaaaaacaattctgGATGGTTGCTTCTAGAAAAATGCGACAGCTGGCACATTTActtatagaaataaaaaaaaaagtcaaagtcAAAAGTTTGTTAAGTGCCTTGGATTCATCGAATTTTGATATTATTGTAGAAAGTACTAAAAAAATTGCCCGATTCAATCCGGAGACGGAAAGTTACGGGGCCCCATCATTGGCGCTGCACATGGGGACCGAGTTGAAAGACTGTATTGATGTAGCACATAATATGACACTTAAAAAGGGAACTCTGGGCAGTGAAATCAATAACAGATTAAGTAATTTAAAAGAACTAATCATTAATGAATGGCGATATGAAGTTTCCACTATCGCAAATAATGAtctacagcaaaaaatgtgGAACAAGCCTTCTCTGATTCCACTGGCGGAGGATCTGACTACTCTAAAAAGTTACTTACTTTCGGAAGGCCTAAAATATAGAAGTGTTCTAGAACAAAATCCACACGACAGAAAGGCATTTACACAGTTATTGGAAATAACATATGTTCAACTGCTTCTTTTAAATAGGAGAAGAGTCGGTGAGCTGCAGAGAATGACTTTAGTTTCTTACACGACCAATATTAACAACACGAACGGTGGTGAGTTTGATAAGTGCATTACTGAAAGTGAAAAAGTATTGATGAATTCTTTCAAAAGAATCATCATTAGGGGAAAACGAGGTCGAGGAGTTCCAGTATTGTTTACAAAGGATATGGTCAGCAATACGGATCTATTAGTTAATTTGCGAGacaattttgtcaaaaaatcaaatccaCATTTATTTCCAAATATTAGATCTACAACAAGCATAAGTGGAACAAAAGCTATTTACAAGCATGTGAGAGCCGCTGGAGTAAAAAATGCAGCAGCATTAACATCGACAAAACTACGTAAACATCTTGCGACAATGTCCCAATTAATTAACTTATCGCCACAAGATTTGGAACAATTAGCCACCTTCATGGGACACACATCAGAAATACATAAAACCTATTATAGGTTACCAAATGATGTTTACCAAATGGCAAAAGTCTCAAAGTTACTCTTACTTAACGAGAAAGGGGAGGCGTCTAAATATAAAGGAAAAACTTTGgatgaaattaatataaatttggATGCATCAGAAAATGAAGATTCAGATGATGGGGATTTCGATGACGACAATATTAGCAGAATTGTTAATGAACACGATGATACAGGAGGGAGTAAGGAAGGAAACTCAGATATGTTGGGCCCTAAGCTTGACAAAAATAAGAATTCAAGTGACGAG ggGGTATCCTACGTAAGCAAATCTGCAAAAAAACCTAAACGAGTTCTTCAACCTTGGACAGAAGCCCAAAAGGAAGTAGCTCTAGCCTACTTTAAAAAGCATTTGCTAAAGAAAATTCCGCCAAAAAAGAACGAGACTCTTGAACTGATCAATCAAAATGGAGAGCTCTTTTCTAACAAAAGctgggaaaaaattaaaatttttattgttaacacttacaacaaaaaagcataA
- the LOC138125623 gene encoding uncharacterized protein isoform X2, producing MFQSLYLVSTNFCVYVHQMIKERTVRRCQAVGECCRLDGLDLVKTLLEATDIKRKMKRSERMLSMAKAKSKVDEEIGRMLDIPKYETTKGLEATEIDLLLQVQHQLFNVVKSNVQICEVTSTEKRPITRFFITTGAKRNLFCNSDASEYSHLDVDTVTSSVVESDSEPYVDSGDEYKPEEISESDSDNSEISESPFSLKDADTHKKNKKNIGSKRKLNKIDISESPFSLKDADTHEKNKKNIGSKGELNKQMQSNDPTEVLDAVTKRKRVWDKRDHCYFCDLDVLKFSRHVLRHHQSEIEVQEILALNVKDKRRRILFQKLRNRGNFLKSTISADVVPVRKPAYKNLDKPSPSTYLPCKYCRGFYKKKYLCRHMKRCPLNNDDKSERVNAQSEGQSLFSTYRENDVLRKDIFPTMRADEISFVAKTDPLICAVARRYLKSHREKQFWMVASRKMRQLAHLLIEIKKKVKVKSLLSALDSSNFDIIVESTKKIARFNPETESYGAPSLALHMGTELKDCIDVAHNMTLKKGTLGSEINNRLSNLKELIINEWRYEVSTIANNDLQQKMWNKPSLIPLAEDLTTLKSYLLSEGLKYRSVLEQNPHDRKAFTQLLEITYVQLLLLNRRRVGELQRMTLVSYTTNINNTNGGEFDKCITESEKVLMNSFKRIIIRGKRGRGVPVLFTKDMVSNTDLLVNLRDNFVKKSNPHLFPNIRSTTSISGTKAIYKHVRAAGVKNAAALTSTKLRKHLATMSQLINLSPQDLEQLATFMGHTSEIHKTYYRLPNDVYQMAKVSKLLLLNEKGEASKYKGKTLDEININLDASENEDSDDGDFDDDNISRIVNEHDDTGGSKEGNSDMLGPKLDKNKNSSDEGVSYVSKSAKKPKRVLQPWTEAQKEVALAYFKKHLLKKIPPKKNETLELINQNGELFSNKSWEKIKIFIVNTYNKKA from the exons AATGAAAAGAAGTGAGCGAATGTTATCAATGGCAAAAGCTAAAAGTAAAGTAGATGAAGAAATAGGGAGAATGTTAGACATTCCTAAATATGAAACAACAAAAGGCTTAGAAGCGACAGAAATTGATCTTCTTCTACAAG ttcAACATCAGTTATTTAATGTAGTAAAAAGTAATGTTCAAATCTGTGAAGTAACATCAACCGAAAAGAGACCAATAAcgagattttttattacaaccGGTGCTAAAAGAAACTTGTTCTGCAATTCAGACGCTAGTGAATATTCTCACTTAGATGTAGACACTGTCACATCAAGTGTTGTGGAATCGGACTCGGAACCATACGTAGATAGTGGTGATGAGTACAAGCCGGAAGAAATTTCCGAAAGTGATTCGGATAACAGCGAGATTAGTGAGAGCCCTTTTTCTTTAAAAGATGCCGACACACataagaaaaataagaaaaacataGGCAGCAAGAGAAAATTGAATAAGATCGATATTAGTGAGAGCCCTTTTTCTTTAAAAGATGCAGACACACatgagaaaaataagaaaaacataGGCAGCAAGGGAGAATTGAATAAG CAGATGCAGAGTAATGATCCAACAGAG gtaCTTGACGCAGTAACAAAACGTAAGCGCGTCTGGGATAAAAGGGACCACTGTTATTTCTGCGATCTtgacgttttaaaattttcccgTCATGTTTTAAGACATCATCAATCAGAAATAGAAGTTCAGGAAATTTTAGCGTTGAATGTAAAAGATAAGCGTAGGAGAATACTATTTCAAAAATTGCGAAATAgaggaaattttttgaaaagtacAATCTCTGCAGATGTAGTACCAGTGAGAAAACCAGCATATAAAAATTTAGACAAACCATCTCCATCCACATATTTGCCTTGCAAATATTGTAGGGGGTTTTATAAAAAGAAGTATCTATGTAGACACATGAAAAGGTGTCCGCTTAACAACGATGATAAATCTGAAAGGGTAAATGCCCAAAGTGAGGGACAATCTCTTTTTTCTACCTACAGAGAAAATGACGTTTTACGGAAAGATATTTTTCCAACGATGCGTGCTGACGAAATATCGTTTGTGGCAAAAACAGATCCTCTGATTTGTGCTGTGGCAAGGCGATATCTAAAAAGTCATcgtgaaaaacaattctgGATGGTTGCTTCTAGAAAAATGCGACAGCTGGCACATTTActtatagaaataaaaaaaaaagtcaaagtcAAAAGTTTGTTAAGTGCCTTGGATTCATCGAATTTTGATATTATTGTAGAAAGTACTAAAAAAATTGCCCGATTCAATCCGGAGACGGAAAGTTACGGGGCCCCATCATTGGCGCTGCACATGGGGACCGAGTTGAAAGACTGTATTGATGTAGCACATAATATGACACTTAAAAAGGGAACTCTGGGCAGTGAAATCAATAACAGATTAAGTAATTTAAAAGAACTAATCATTAATGAATGGCGATATGAAGTTTCCACTATCGCAAATAATGAtctacagcaaaaaatgtgGAACAAGCCTTCTCTGATTCCACTGGCGGAGGATCTGACTACTCTAAAAAGTTACTTACTTTCGGAAGGCCTAAAATATAGAAGTGTTCTAGAACAAAATCCACACGACAGAAAGGCATTTACACAGTTATTGGAAATAACATATGTTCAACTGCTTCTTTTAAATAGGAGAAGAGTCGGTGAGCTGCAGAGAATGACTTTAGTTTCTTACACGACCAATATTAACAACACGAACGGTGGTGAGTTTGATAAGTGCATTACTGAAAGTGAAAAAGTATTGATGAATTCTTTCAAAAGAATCATCATTAGGGGAAAACGAGGTCGAGGAGTTCCAGTATTGTTTACAAAGGATATGGTCAGCAATACGGATCTATTAGTTAATTTGCGAGacaattttgtcaaaaaatcaaatccaCATTTATTTCCAAATATTAGATCTACAACAAGCATAAGTGGAACAAAAGCTATTTACAAGCATGTGAGAGCCGCTGGAGTAAAAAATGCAGCAGCATTAACATCGACAAAACTACGTAAACATCTTGCGACAATGTCCCAATTAATTAACTTATCGCCACAAGATTTGGAACAATTAGCCACCTTCATGGGACACACATCAGAAATACATAAAACCTATTATAGGTTACCAAATGATGTTTACCAAATGGCAAAAGTCTCAAAGTTACTCTTACTTAACGAGAAAGGGGAGGCGTCTAAATATAAAGGAAAAACTTTGgatgaaattaatataaatttggATGCATCAGAAAATGAAGATTCAGATGATGGGGATTTCGATGACGACAATATTAGCAGAATTGTTAATGAACACGATGATACAGGAGGGAGTAAGGAAGGAAACTCAGATATGTTGGGCCCTAAGCTTGACAAAAATAAGAATTCAAGTGACGAG ggGGTATCCTACGTAAGCAAATCTGCAAAAAAACCTAAACGAGTTCTTCAACCTTGGACAGAAGCCCAAAAGGAAGTAGCTCTAGCCTACTTTAAAAAGCATTTGCTAAAGAAAATTCCGCCAAAAAAGAACGAGACTCTTGAACTGATCAATCAAAATGGAGAGCTCTTTTCTAACAAAAGctgggaaaaaattaaaatttttattgttaacacttacaacaaaaaagcataA
- the LOC138125623 gene encoding uncharacterized protein isoform X1: MFQSLYLVSTNFCVYVHQMIKERTVRRCQAVGECCRLDGLDLVKTLLEATDIKRKMKRSERMLSMAKAKSKVDEEIGRMLDIPKYETTKGLEATEIDLLLQVQHQLFNVVKSNVQICEVTSTEKRPITRFFITTGAKRNLFCNSDASEYSHLDVDTVTSSVVESDSEPYVDSGDEYKPEEISESDSDNSEISESPFSLKDADTHKKNKKNIGSKRKLNKIDISESPFSLKDADTHEKNKKNIGSKGELNKMQSNDPTEASEILNVDNKVLDAVTKRKRVWDKRDHCYFCDLDVLKFSRHVLRHHQSEIEVQEILALNVKDKRRRILFQKLRNRGNFLKSTISADVVPVRKPAYKNLDKPSPSTYLPCKYCRGFYKKKYLCRHMKRCPLNNDDKSERVNAQSEGQSLFSTYRENDVLRKDIFPTMRADEISFVAKTDPLICAVARRYLKSHREKQFWMVASRKMRQLAHLLIEIKKKVKVKSLLSALDSSNFDIIVESTKKIARFNPETESYGAPSLALHMGTELKDCIDVAHNMTLKKGTLGSEINNRLSNLKELIINEWRYEVSTIANNDLQQKMWNKPSLIPLAEDLTTLKSYLLSEGLKYRSVLEQNPHDRKAFTQLLEITYVQLLLLNRRRVGELQRMTLVSYTTNINNTNGGEFDKCITESEKVLMNSFKRIIIRGKRGRGVPVLFTKDMVSNTDLLVNLRDNFVKKSNPHLFPNIRSTTSISGTKAIYKHVRAAGVKNAAALTSTKLRKHLATMSQLINLSPQDLEQLATFMGHTSEIHKTYYRLPNDVYQMAKVSKLLLLNEKGEASKYKGKTLDEININLDASENEDSDDGDFDDDNISRIVNEHDDTGGSKEGNSDMLGPKLDKNKNSSDEGVSYVSKSAKKPKRVLQPWTEAQKEVALAYFKKHLLKKIPPKKNETLELINQNGELFSNKSWEKIKIFIVNTYNKKA; encoded by the exons AATGAAAAGAAGTGAGCGAATGTTATCAATGGCAAAAGCTAAAAGTAAAGTAGATGAAGAAATAGGGAGAATGTTAGACATTCCTAAATATGAAACAACAAAAGGCTTAGAAGCGACAGAAATTGATCTTCTTCTACAAG ttcAACATCAGTTATTTAATGTAGTAAAAAGTAATGTTCAAATCTGTGAAGTAACATCAACCGAAAAGAGACCAATAAcgagattttttattacaaccGGTGCTAAAAGAAACTTGTTCTGCAATTCAGACGCTAGTGAATATTCTCACTTAGATGTAGACACTGTCACATCAAGTGTTGTGGAATCGGACTCGGAACCATACGTAGATAGTGGTGATGAGTACAAGCCGGAAGAAATTTCCGAAAGTGATTCGGATAACAGCGAGATTAGTGAGAGCCCTTTTTCTTTAAAAGATGCCGACACACataagaaaaataagaaaaacataGGCAGCAAGAGAAAATTGAATAAGATCGATATTAGTGAGAGCCCTTTTTCTTTAAAAGATGCAGACACACatgagaaaaataagaaaaacataGGCAGCAAGGGAGAATTGAATAAG ATGCAGAGTAATGATCCAACAGAGGCAAGTGAAATTTTGAACGTCGATAATAAA gtaCTTGACGCAGTAACAAAACGTAAGCGCGTCTGGGATAAAAGGGACCACTGTTATTTCTGCGATCTtgacgttttaaaattttcccgTCATGTTTTAAGACATCATCAATCAGAAATAGAAGTTCAGGAAATTTTAGCGTTGAATGTAAAAGATAAGCGTAGGAGAATACTATTTCAAAAATTGCGAAATAgaggaaattttttgaaaagtacAATCTCTGCAGATGTAGTACCAGTGAGAAAACCAGCATATAAAAATTTAGACAAACCATCTCCATCCACATATTTGCCTTGCAAATATTGTAGGGGGTTTTATAAAAAGAAGTATCTATGTAGACACATGAAAAGGTGTCCGCTTAACAACGATGATAAATCTGAAAGGGTAAATGCCCAAAGTGAGGGACAATCTCTTTTTTCTACCTACAGAGAAAATGACGTTTTACGGAAAGATATTTTTCCAACGATGCGTGCTGACGAAATATCGTTTGTGGCAAAAACAGATCCTCTGATTTGTGCTGTGGCAAGGCGATATCTAAAAAGTCATcgtgaaaaacaattctgGATGGTTGCTTCTAGAAAAATGCGACAGCTGGCACATTTActtatagaaataaaaaaaaaagtcaaagtcAAAAGTTTGTTAAGTGCCTTGGATTCATCGAATTTTGATATTATTGTAGAAAGTACTAAAAAAATTGCCCGATTCAATCCGGAGACGGAAAGTTACGGGGCCCCATCATTGGCGCTGCACATGGGGACCGAGTTGAAAGACTGTATTGATGTAGCACATAATATGACACTTAAAAAGGGAACTCTGGGCAGTGAAATCAATAACAGATTAAGTAATTTAAAAGAACTAATCATTAATGAATGGCGATATGAAGTTTCCACTATCGCAAATAATGAtctacagcaaaaaatgtgGAACAAGCCTTCTCTGATTCCACTGGCGGAGGATCTGACTACTCTAAAAAGTTACTTACTTTCGGAAGGCCTAAAATATAGAAGTGTTCTAGAACAAAATCCACACGACAGAAAGGCATTTACACAGTTATTGGAAATAACATATGTTCAACTGCTTCTTTTAAATAGGAGAAGAGTCGGTGAGCTGCAGAGAATGACTTTAGTTTCTTACACGACCAATATTAACAACACGAACGGTGGTGAGTTTGATAAGTGCATTACTGAAAGTGAAAAAGTATTGATGAATTCTTTCAAAAGAATCATCATTAGGGGAAAACGAGGTCGAGGAGTTCCAGTATTGTTTACAAAGGATATGGTCAGCAATACGGATCTATTAGTTAATTTGCGAGacaattttgtcaaaaaatcaaatccaCATTTATTTCCAAATATTAGATCTACAACAAGCATAAGTGGAACAAAAGCTATTTACAAGCATGTGAGAGCCGCTGGAGTAAAAAATGCAGCAGCATTAACATCGACAAAACTACGTAAACATCTTGCGACAATGTCCCAATTAATTAACTTATCGCCACAAGATTTGGAACAATTAGCCACCTTCATGGGACACACATCAGAAATACATAAAACCTATTATAGGTTACCAAATGATGTTTACCAAATGGCAAAAGTCTCAAAGTTACTCTTACTTAACGAGAAAGGGGAGGCGTCTAAATATAAAGGAAAAACTTTGgatgaaattaatataaatttggATGCATCAGAAAATGAAGATTCAGATGATGGGGATTTCGATGACGACAATATTAGCAGAATTGTTAATGAACACGATGATACAGGAGGGAGTAAGGAAGGAAACTCAGATATGTTGGGCCCTAAGCTTGACAAAAATAAGAATTCAAGTGACGAG ggGGTATCCTACGTAAGCAAATCTGCAAAAAAACCTAAACGAGTTCTTCAACCTTGGACAGAAGCCCAAAAGGAAGTAGCTCTAGCCTACTTTAAAAAGCATTTGCTAAAGAAAATTCCGCCAAAAAAGAACGAGACTCTTGAACTGATCAATCAAAATGGAGAGCTCTTTTCTAACAAAAGctgggaaaaaattaaaatttttattgttaacacttacaacaaaaaagcataA